Proteins found in one Corynebacterium freneyi genomic segment:
- the aroA gene encoding 3-phosphoshikimate 1-carboxyvinyltransferase codes for MPQSSHPVPTLRRHLGDDGCVTSPHDFWPAPAAEHPVTATVSIGGSKSITNRALIIAALSSTPSTIHGALRSRDTDLMISALEAMGIEIRTGSEYSGTPNRTLEVIPRVLRGGNIECGLAGTVMRFVPPIAAIATGSVFFDGDPEARVRPMGAVLDALRELGADIDGDTLPFTVNPAGDIGGEVEIDSSASSQFVSGLLLAGMRYPKGLTLRPTGDVPSRPHIDMTVDMLRQAGVTVIEDAPEDGGAFHVQAGEVRGRTWHVEPDLSNATPFLAAAAVTRGRVTVADWPVDTVQPGDRIREILQAMGCRVLLKPRGADGSGVHDLTVEGPATLHGVTLDMGDIGELTPTVAAMAALADTPSELTGIAHLRGHETNRLEALVTEINRLGGRATELDDGIRIDPIPLHGGDWMSYADHRMATAGAIIGLRVPGVRVENIATTGKTMPDFNIRWSEMVGLPLAQDGGQP; via the coding sequence ATGCCCCAATCGTCGCACCCCGTGCCGACCCTCCGCCGCCATTTGGGGGATGATGGATGCGTGACTTCCCCCCATGACTTCTGGCCAGCCCCCGCCGCCGAGCACCCGGTGACCGCGACGGTCTCCATCGGCGGGTCCAAGTCCATCACGAACCGCGCGCTCATCATCGCCGCCCTGTCGTCGACGCCGTCGACGATCCACGGGGCGCTGCGCTCACGTGACACGGACCTGATGATCTCCGCCCTCGAGGCGATGGGCATCGAGATCCGCACCGGTTCCGAGTACTCCGGCACCCCGAACCGCACCCTGGAGGTCATCCCCCGCGTACTGCGCGGCGGCAACATCGAATGCGGTCTCGCCGGCACCGTCATGCGCTTCGTGCCGCCGATCGCGGCCATCGCCACCGGCTCCGTGTTCTTCGACGGCGACCCGGAGGCCCGCGTGCGGCCGATGGGCGCGGTGCTCGACGCCCTGCGCGAACTGGGCGCCGACATCGACGGCGACACCCTGCCGTTCACGGTCAACCCGGCCGGCGACATCGGCGGCGAGGTGGAGATCGACTCCTCGGCGTCGTCGCAGTTCGTGTCGGGACTGCTGCTGGCCGGCATGCGCTACCCGAAGGGCCTGACCCTCCGGCCCACCGGAGACGTGCCGTCGCGCCCGCACATCGACATGACCGTCGACATGCTGCGGCAGGCCGGCGTCACCGTCATCGAGGACGCACCCGAAGACGGCGGCGCTTTCCACGTCCAAGCCGGAGAGGTCCGCGGCCGCACGTGGCACGTCGAGCCCGACCTGTCCAACGCCACCCCGTTCCTCGCCGCCGCGGCCGTCACGCGCGGCCGGGTCACCGTCGCCGATTGGCCGGTCGACACGGTCCAGCCCGGCGACCGCATCCGCGAGATCCTGCAGGCCATGGGCTGCCGCGTCCTGCTCAAACCCCGCGGCGCCGACGGCTCCGGCGTCCACGACCTCACCGTCGAGGGCCCGGCCACCCTGCACGGCGTCACCCTGGACATGGGCGACATCGGCGAACTGACGCCGACCGTCGCCGCGATGGCGGCGCTGGCGGACACCCCGTCGGAGCTGACGGGCATCGCGCACCTGCGCGGCCACGAGACCAACCGCCTGGAGGCCCTGGTCACGGAGATCAACCGCCTCGGCGGGCGCGCCACGGAGCTGGACGACGGCATCCGCATCGACCCGATCCCGCTGCACGGCGGCGACTGGATGTCCTACGCCGACCACCGCATGGCCACCGCCGGCGCGATCATCGGCCTGCGGGTGCCGGGGGTTCGGGTGGAGAACATCGCCACCACCGGCAAGACCATGCCGGACTTCAACATCCGCTGGTCGGAGATGGTCGGGCTGCCGCTGGCCCAGGACGGGGGACAGCCCTGA
- a CDS encoding SOS response-associated peptidase codes for MCGRFVTFTVGDELLEALAEVPGLAPIGADGPLPGERWNVAPTMPITALARDGGGTLAAPVRWGLVPHWSKSMPKTPYFNARSETWRDKPVFRDGEPCVIPMDGWYEWRDKAPFFVAAPGDRPLLVAGLWARCGDLVSATILTTDAVGHLADLHHRMPRVLADDEVAQWLDGVGFADGGEVGMTDPALAETLAVRPVNRAVGNVANDGAWLLEE; via the coding sequence ATGTGCGGACGATTCGTGACCTTCACCGTGGGCGACGAGCTCCTCGAGGCGCTGGCGGAGGTGCCGGGTCTCGCTCCGATCGGCGCAGATGGTCCGTTGCCGGGCGAACGGTGGAACGTGGCTCCGACGATGCCGATCACGGCGTTGGCCCGGGACGGCGGGGGGACGCTCGCCGCGCCGGTGAGGTGGGGCCTGGTGCCGCATTGGTCGAAGTCGATGCCGAAGACCCCGTATTTCAACGCCCGGTCGGAGACGTGGCGGGACAAGCCGGTGTTCCGCGACGGCGAACCGTGCGTCATTCCCATGGACGGCTGGTACGAGTGGCGGGACAAGGCGCCGTTTTTCGTCGCCGCGCCGGGCGACCGGCCTTTGCTCGTGGCGGGGCTGTGGGCGCGGTGCGGGGATCTCGTCAGCGCGACGATCCTCACCACGGACGCGGTCGGCCATCTCGCCGATTTGCATCACCGGATGCCCCGGGTGCTTGCCGACGACGAGGTGGCGCAGTGGCTGGACGGCGTGGGGTTCGCCGACGGCGGGGAGGTCGGGATGACCGATCCGGCGCTCGCGGAGACGCTGGCGGTGCGGCCGGTGAACCGGGCGGTGGGCAACGTGGCCAACGACGGGGCGTGGCTGTTGGAGGAGTGA
- the ybaK gene encoding Cys-tRNA(Pro) deacylase has protein sequence MGKRNKGTEPAASTPAVAACIAAGIPHSVRQFPHSDDHFGEEAAHWLGEHEGVAPERIFKTLIIDLHGKRTGLAVAVVPVTGRLNLKAAAKAFGASKAELADPAAAQRSSGYVVGGISPLGQKRPLPTVVDSGARDHSTIFVSGGRRGLDIELAPGDLATLTGATFADIAG, from the coding sequence ATGGGCAAAAGGAACAAGGGCACCGAACCGGCCGCATCGACTCCCGCCGTCGCCGCCTGCATCGCGGCCGGAATCCCCCATTCGGTTCGGCAATTCCCGCATTCCGACGACCACTTCGGCGAAGAAGCCGCCCACTGGCTCGGCGAACACGAGGGCGTCGCGCCGGAGCGGATCTTCAAGACGCTCATCATCGACCTCCACGGCAAACGCACCGGCCTCGCCGTCGCCGTCGTGCCCGTCACCGGGCGGCTCAACCTGAAGGCCGCGGCGAAGGCCTTCGGCGCCTCGAAGGCCGAACTGGCCGACCCGGCGGCCGCGCAACGCTCCTCGGGCTACGTCGTCGGCGGCATCTCGCCGCTGGGCCAGAAACGCCCGTTGCCGACCGTCGTCGACTCCGGCGCTCGCGACCACTCGACCATCTTCGTCTCCGGGGGCCGCCGCGGCCTCGACATCGAACTGGCCCCGGGCGACCTCGCGACCCTGACCGGGGCCACGTTCGCCGACATCGCCGGCTGA
- a CDS encoding sigma-70 family RNA polymerase sigma factor, producing MTAEATGIDGGGSVRTQETDAQLAERFEREALPLLDQLYGGALRMTRNPADAEDLVQEAYMKAYQGFRSYKPGTNLKAWMYRILTNTYINSYRKAQRRPAEYATDDITDSQIAETASHMSSGLRSAEVEAMALLPDEEIRAALMDLNEDYRMVVYYADVEGLPYKEIADIMGTPIGTVMSRLHRGRKQLREALKDVAKDRGFIRETENSER from the coding sequence ATGACAGCCGAAGCCACGGGAATCGATGGCGGGGGCAGCGTCCGGACGCAGGAGACCGACGCCCAGTTGGCGGAGCGTTTCGAACGCGAGGCCCTGCCCCTGCTCGATCAGCTCTACGGCGGCGCCCTGCGGATGACCCGCAACCCCGCCGACGCCGAGGACCTGGTGCAGGAGGCCTACATGAAGGCTTACCAGGGTTTCCGTTCGTACAAGCCGGGCACGAACCTCAAGGCGTGGATGTACCGGATCCTGACCAACACGTACATCAACAGTTACCGGAAGGCGCAGCGCCGGCCGGCGGAGTACGCGACGGACGACATCACCGATTCGCAGATCGCGGAGACCGCATCGCACATGTCGTCGGGCCTGCGGTCGGCGGAGGTGGAGGCGATGGCCCTGCTTCCCGACGAGGAGATCCGCGCCGCCCTCATGGACCTCAACGAGGATTACCGCATGGTCGTCTACTACGCCGACGTCGAGGGGCTGCCGTACAAGGAAATCGCCGACATCATGGGCACTCCGATCGGAACCGTGATGTCCCGCCTGCACCGGGGAAGGAAACAGCTCCGCGAGGCGTTGAAGGATGTGGCGAAGGATCGCGGGTTCATCCGCGAGACGGAAAACTCGGAAAGGTGA
- the rsrA gene encoding mycothiol system anti-sigma-R factor has protein sequence MNDSANPCGHPGTCADVRRRLDSLLNGECDPEETRILERHIRECPRCLEDVGCERALRRLLRRCCHEPAPVELRRRITTRIRVTYLSSGEQ, from the coding sequence ATGAACGACAGCGCGAATCCCTGCGGACACCCCGGGACGTGCGCCGACGTGCGCCGGCGCCTCGATTCCCTGCTCAACGGCGAATGCGATCCGGAGGAGACCCGGATCCTGGAGCGGCACATCCGCGAGTGTCCGCGATGCCTGGAGGACGTCGGCTGCGAGCGGGCGCTGCGCCGGCTGCTGCGGCGCTGTTGCCATGAGCCCGCCCCCGTGGAATTGCGCAGGCGGATCACCACCCGCATCCGCGTGACCTACCTGTCTTCCGGCGAGCAGTAG
- a CDS encoding 50S ribosomal protein bL37, producing the protein MSKRGRKRKDRRKKKANHGKRPGA; encoded by the coding sequence ATGAGCAAGCGTGGCCGCAAGCGCAAGGATCGCCGCAAGAAGAAGGCGAATCACGGCAAGCGCCCCGGCGCCTAA
- a CDS encoding WhiB family transcriptional regulator encodes MDWRHNAVCREEDPELFFPVGNSGPALAQIAKAKVVCNRCPVTSQCLAWALETGQDAGVWGGMSEDERRALKRRRNRGRTRRTARTTV; translated from the coding sequence ATGGACTGGCGTCACAATGCCGTTTGCCGCGAAGAGGATCCCGAGCTGTTCTTCCCCGTCGGCAACTCCGGCCCGGCCCTCGCCCAGATCGCGAAGGCCAAGGTCGTCTGCAACCGTTGCCCCGTCACCTCCCAGTGCCTCGCGTGGGCCCTGGAGACCGGCCAGGACGCCGGCGTGTGGGGCGGCATGTCCGAGGACGAGCGTCGCGCGCTGAAGCGCCGCCGCAACCGCGGCCGCACCCGCCGCACCGCCCGCACCACGGTGTAA
- a CDS encoding diacylglycerol/lipid kinase family protein: MSIVRGLLISNPNSTSITDSLVRTVVAELRAVPGLSLRAEFTAHPGHATAIATGLTRRDCDVVVCMGGDGTVNEVVNGLLGSAADGRPVRAADDIPAIAVIPSGSANVLAGALGLPRGPKSAARMIADLLRAGEERTISVGRAADRWFVVNAGLGIDAEVISAMEDLRAGGVRAHPLRYVPAALGAWNRLRTNPPRISVSADGEPIGRDLPMAVVSNSNPWTFFGDLAVVTNPTTRLGGGLGFYGITSVSGIRGMVSALRLVGAGRALWSALKVEDRELRDDDVGAVTLSSPEPLKLQIDGEYVDERRELEITCARNAVRFIAPAEAREYGEDVGDTVWWRRLAAVLGRKFRALPLPRRRGGREGRGGH; this comes from the coding sequence ATGAGCATCGTGCGCGGCCTGCTGATCTCCAACCCCAACTCGACGTCGATCACCGACTCCCTCGTCCGGACGGTGGTCGCCGAGCTGCGGGCGGTGCCGGGCCTGTCCCTGCGGGCCGAGTTCACCGCGCACCCCGGCCATGCCACGGCCATCGCCACCGGCCTGACGCGGCGCGATTGCGACGTCGTGGTCTGCATGGGCGGCGACGGCACCGTCAACGAAGTGGTCAACGGCCTGCTCGGCTCCGCCGCCGACGGCCGCCCCGTGCGCGCCGCCGACGACATCCCCGCCATCGCGGTGATCCCCTCCGGCAGCGCCAACGTCCTGGCCGGCGCCCTCGGCCTGCCCCGCGGCCCGAAGTCGGCGGCCCGCATGATCGCCGATCTACTGCGCGCCGGCGAGGAGCGCACCATCAGCGTGGGCCGCGCCGCGGACCGGTGGTTCGTGGTCAACGCGGGCCTGGGCATCGACGCCGAGGTCATCTCCGCCATGGAGGATCTGCGCGCCGGCGGCGTCCGCGCCCACCCGTTGCGCTACGTGCCGGCGGCCCTGGGCGCATGGAACCGCCTGCGCACCAACCCGCCGCGCATCTCCGTCAGCGCCGACGGCGAGCCGATCGGCCGGGACCTGCCGATGGCCGTGGTGTCGAATTCGAACCCGTGGACCTTCTTCGGCGACCTCGCGGTGGTGACCAACCCGACCACGCGGCTCGGCGGTGGCCTGGGCTTCTACGGCATCACCTCGGTCTCCGGGATCAGGGGCATGGTGTCGGCGCTCCGGCTCGTCGGCGCGGGCCGGGCGCTGTGGTCCGCACTCAAGGTGGAGGACAGGGAGCTTCGCGACGACGACGTCGGCGCGGTGACCCTGAGCTCCCCGGAACCCCTGAAACTGCAGATCGACGGCGAGTACGTCGACGAACGCCGGGAACTCGAGATCACGTGCGCCCGCAACGCCGTGCGCTTCATCGCCCCGGCCGAGGCCCGCGAGTACGGCGAAGACGTCGGCGACACCGTTTGGTGGCGGCGGTTGGCTGCTGTGCTGGGCCGGAAGTTCCGGGCGTTGCCGCTGCCGCGCCGCCGCGGAGGGCGCGAAGGGCGCGGAGGGCATTAA
- a CDS encoding Rv3212 family protein, translating to MNRNRIAASLIVIAVVATVAWTWWRAPARGVDHVVADEPFAATTALDRAPESLTEIWSVPAPRSSAPFTVDGLVIAADDHGVTALDPATGEPAWSYHRDVALCEAMVSNGRVVTVFRGPAGCGEVTSLNASDGSYAATRRGLSSDEIEPVRSNDRSGARTDRMVELWRDDLVRTVEYGVVEATSEPGLQPHPGCTIADALTRSSVLAVINDCPDGHRLIIQEATPEETREPELHADVALDGPARLVAIGQRAAAILVDGEVRTYSKEGVPGPSWRPAPGELPDAAPDGGSPAPVAATADLPHHMTWFTGSTLAAFRPDDLSLDFVVPHALGTGVAVGEELLVPMAGGLVRIDWNTGTPLGVIPVARGALAPGESVTTAVAGDVIVEKRGDELVGLRQAP from the coding sequence ATGAACCGCAACCGCATCGCGGCGTCGCTCATCGTCATCGCCGTCGTAGCGACGGTGGCGTGGACGTGGTGGCGGGCGCCGGCGCGCGGGGTCGACCACGTCGTCGCCGATGAACCCTTCGCCGCGACGACGGCACTGGACCGCGCGCCGGAGTCGCTGACGGAGATCTGGTCGGTTCCCGCCCCGCGGTCATCGGCGCCGTTCACGGTCGACGGGCTGGTCATCGCCGCCGACGACCACGGCGTCACCGCCCTCGATCCGGCCACGGGCGAGCCCGCGTGGTCGTATCACCGCGACGTGGCGTTGTGCGAGGCGATGGTGTCCAACGGCCGCGTCGTCACGGTGTTCCGGGGCCCGGCCGGCTGCGGCGAAGTCACCTCGCTCAACGCCTCCGACGGGTCCTACGCGGCCACGCGCCGCGGCCTGTCCTCCGACGAGATCGAACCGGTGCGCTCCAACGACCGCTCGGGCGCCCGCACCGACCGGATGGTCGAGCTGTGGCGCGACGACCTGGTCCGCACCGTCGAATACGGCGTGGTGGAGGCGACGTCCGAGCCGGGGCTGCAGCCACACCCGGGCTGCACGATCGCCGATGCGCTGACCCGCAGCTCCGTCCTGGCGGTGATCAACGACTGCCCGGACGGGCATCGCCTGATCATTCAGGAGGCCACGCCGGAGGAGACCCGCGAACCGGAGCTCCACGCCGACGTCGCCCTCGACGGGCCCGCCCGCCTGGTGGCCATCGGCCAACGGGCCGCGGCGATCCTCGTCGACGGCGAGGTCCGCACCTACTCCAAGGAGGGCGTCCCGGGCCCGTCGTGGCGCCCCGCCCCGGGCGAGCTTCCCGACGCCGCACCCGACGGCGGCTCCCCCGCCCCCGTCGCCGCGACGGCGGACCTCCCCCACCACATGACCTGGTTCACCGGTTCCACGCTGGCGGCGTTCCGGCCCGACGACCTGTCGCTCGACTTCGTCGTCCCCCACGCCCTGGGCACCGGCGTCGCCGTCGGGGAGGAATTGCTCGTCCCCATGGCCGGCGGACTGGTCCGCATCGACTGGAACACCGGCACGCCCCTCGGCGTCATCCCCGTCGCCCGCGGCGCACTCGCACCGGGCGAATCCGTGACCACGGCGGTCGCCGGCGACGTCATCGTCGAAAAGCGCGGCGACGAACTCGTGGGACTGCGTCAGGCCCCGTAG
- a CDS encoding DEAD/DEAH box helicase, with protein sequence MKEIPVADRPAPTFVELGVAAEICDALASGGITRTFAIQELTLPLALDGTDIIGQARTGMGKTLGFGVPLIDRVFDDARVPEPDGTPRALVVVPTRELAVQVGEDLEPIAEAVDLRVTTIYGGRPYDEQIEVLNAGVDVVVGTPGRLIDLHQRGDLNLGAVRILVLDEADEMLDLGFLPDIEKILRAVPEGRQTMLFSATMPGPILNLARTFMDRPVHIRAESGESEASVHDTTRQVVFQSHQMDKLPVIARILQAEGRGRTIIFARTKRSTASVAEQLGERGFRATAVHGDMGQPAREKSLNAFRSGDVDVLVATDVAARGIDIDDVTHVINHQVPEDEMTYVHRIGRTGRAGNTGTAVTLVGWDELMRWKMIDDALGLGFPEPPQWFSTSPELYDALGIPEDAGESVGPARPVLGSRPVKDRRDRGDRRGGRRDRRDRDERRRRR encoded by the coding sequence ATGAAGGAGATTCCGGTGGCAGACCGTCCCGCGCCGACGTTCGTCGAATTGGGGGTCGCGGCGGAAATCTGCGATGCCCTCGCGTCCGGGGGCATCACGCGGACCTTCGCCATCCAGGAGTTGACGCTGCCGCTGGCGCTCGACGGCACGGACATCATCGGGCAGGCCCGCACGGGCATGGGCAAGACTCTGGGCTTCGGCGTTCCGCTCATCGACCGGGTCTTCGACGATGCCCGCGTGCCGGAGCCGGACGGCACGCCGCGCGCGTTGGTCGTCGTGCCCACCCGCGAGTTGGCGGTGCAGGTCGGCGAGGATCTCGAGCCCATCGCCGAGGCGGTGGATCTGCGGGTGACCACGATCTACGGCGGTCGCCCGTACGACGAGCAGATCGAGGTGCTCAATGCGGGCGTCGACGTCGTCGTCGGCACGCCCGGCCGCCTCATCGATCTCCATCAGCGCGGCGACCTCAACCTCGGGGCGGTGCGGATCCTCGTCCTCGACGAGGCAGACGAGATGCTCGACCTGGGCTTTTTGCCGGACATCGAGAAGATCCTCCGGGCGGTTCCCGAGGGTCGGCAGACCATGCTGTTTTCGGCGACGATGCCGGGGCCGATCCTCAATCTGGCGCGCACCTTCATGGATCGTCCGGTGCACATCCGCGCCGAGTCGGGCGAGTCGGAGGCGAGCGTCCACGACACGACGCGGCAGGTGGTGTTCCAGTCGCATCAGATGGACAAGCTGCCCGTCATCGCGCGGATCCTCCAGGCCGAGGGCCGCGGCCGGACCATCATCTTCGCCCGCACGAAGCGGTCCACCGCGTCGGTGGCCGAGCAGCTGGGCGAGCGGGGTTTCCGGGCGACGGCGGTCCACGGGGACATGGGCCAGCCGGCGCGCGAGAAGTCGCTCAACGCCTTCCGGTCCGGCGACGTCGACGTGCTGGTGGCCACCGATGTGGCGGCCCGCGGCATCGACATCGACGACGTCACGCACGTCATCAACCATCAGGTGCCGGAGGACGAGATGACCTACGTCCACCGCATCGGCCGCACTGGCCGCGCGGGCAACACGGGCACGGCCGTCACGTTGGTGGGCTGGGATGAGCTGATGCGCTGGAAGATGATCGACGACGCGCTCGGCCTGGGTTTTCCGGAGCCGCCGCAGTGGTTTTCGACGTCTCCGGAGCTTTACGACGCCCTCGGCATTCCCGAAGACGCCGGGGAGTCGGTGGGGCCCGCCCGGCCCGTGCTCGGGTCCCGGCCGGTGAAGGACCGCAGGGATCGCGGGGATCGGAGGGGCGGTCGACGGGACCGGCGCGACCGCGATGAGCGTCGGCGCCGTCGATGA
- a CDS encoding DUF3107 domain-containing protein yields MDITIGFVDNPRELNISGVEGGRDLASSLSDRLAAGEGVLELVDGAGKTHLAQIAKIAYVQVGPAAPRQVGFIA; encoded by the coding sequence ATGGACATCACCATCGGATTCGTTGACAACCCCCGCGAGCTGAACATCTCGGGAGTCGAGGGCGGCCGCGACCTGGCCTCCTCCCTCTCCGATCGCCTCGCGGCGGGGGAGGGCGTCCTCGAGCTCGTCGACGGCGCCGGCAAGACCCACCTCGCGCAGATCGCCAAGATCGCGTACGTGCAGGTCGGCCCGGCGGCTCCCCGCCAGGTCGGCTTCATCGCCTGA
- a CDS encoding DUF3152 domain-containing protein — protein sequence MSKESFFVRFARQWGWRAYAIPVLLVLTVIVVVDVVRDVREEKTNVSAATSELPHGPIPEGGYVENLDVGQLPPGGPFTEESSGVFVPVDSAAGRVGEGKELTMRYAVEIEDTVDPASFGGADAFGGMIDATLADERGWIRDEKFAFERVARDDNPDLVFQLVSTDTAHEQCGYEIPLETSCSISDRRGDDPTRVLINEARWVRGALTFEGDLGAYRQYLINHEVGHAIGYASHEACPDDGAVAPIMMQQTLSLDNSELHKLNPNEVYPDDGARCAPNPWPYPLG from the coding sequence ATGAGCAAAGAGTCGTTTTTCGTCAGGTTCGCCCGGCAGTGGGGATGGCGCGCGTACGCCATCCCCGTTTTGCTGGTCCTCACCGTCATCGTCGTCGTCGACGTCGTCCGCGACGTCCGCGAAGAGAAGACGAACGTTTCGGCGGCCACCAGCGAACTCCCGCACGGTCCCATCCCCGAGGGCGGGTACGTCGAGAATCTCGACGTCGGCCAGCTGCCCCCGGGCGGGCCGTTCACCGAGGAATCGTCGGGCGTCTTCGTCCCGGTCGACTCCGCCGCGGGCCGGGTGGGCGAGGGCAAGGAGCTGACCATGCGCTACGCCGTCGAGATCGAGGACACCGTCGACCCCGCCAGCTTCGGCGGCGCGGACGCGTTCGGCGGGATGATCGACGCCACCCTGGCCGACGAGCGCGGCTGGATCCGCGACGAGAAGTTCGCCTTCGAGCGCGTCGCACGCGACGACAACCCGGACCTCGTCTTCCAGCTGGTGTCCACCGACACCGCGCACGAACAGTGCGGCTACGAGATTCCGCTGGAGACCAGCTGCTCGATTTCGGATCGCCGCGGCGACGACCCGACCCGCGTGCTCATCAACGAGGCCCGTTGGGTCCGCGGCGCCCTGACTTTCGAGGGCGACCTCGGCGCCTACCGCCAATACCTGATCAACCACGAGGTCGGCCATGCCATCGGCTACGCCTCCCACGAGGCCTGCCCGGACGACGGCGCGGTGGCGCCGATCATGATGCAGCAGACGCTGTCGCTGGACAATTCCGAATTGCACAAGCTCAACCCGAACGAGGTGTACCCCGATGACGGAGCACGCTGCGCGCCGAACCCCTGGCCCTACCCCCTCGGCTGA
- a CDS encoding HesA/MoeB/ThiF family protein: MFDPERYARHLPIPGFGEEGQRRLAGAKVIMVGAGGLGSPVGFYLSAVGVGKLTVVDDDRVDLTNLQRQVIHRVEDIGRPKVESAAEKMAALNPDIEITTVDERLGPDNIDAIIGDHDLVIDGTDNFETRYLIADACQRLGVVEVWGSIRQLGGQVSVFGLDLGGGRRVWLRDLYPEPPAPETVLTAEQTGILGTVPGTIGTLMATEAVKVITGFGEPLSGRVLFYDSAAMSFREFRFAEDAGTR, from the coding sequence GTGTTCGACCCCGAGCGCTACGCCCGCCATCTGCCCATCCCCGGTTTCGGCGAGGAGGGGCAGCGCAGGCTCGCCGGGGCGAAGGTGATCATGGTGGGCGCGGGCGGCCTCGGCTCGCCCGTCGGCTTTTATCTGTCCGCGGTGGGCGTCGGAAAGCTCACCGTCGTCGACGACGACCGAGTCGACCTGACGAACCTGCAGCGTCAGGTCATTCACCGCGTCGAGGACATCGGCCGGCCCAAGGTCGAATCCGCGGCCGAGAAGATGGCGGCGCTCAACCCCGACATCGAGATCACGACCGTCGACGAGCGCCTGGGCCCCGACAACATCGACGCGATCATCGGCGACCACGACCTGGTCATCGACGGCACCGACAACTTCGAGACCCGCTACCTCATCGCCGACGCCTGCCAACGGCTCGGCGTCGTCGAGGTGTGGGGCAGCATCCGCCAGCTGGGCGGACAGGTCAGCGTGTTCGGGCTGGACCTCGGCGGCGGCCGGCGCGTGTGGCTGCGCGACCTGTACCCCGAGCCGCCCGCCCCGGAGACCGTGCTCACGGCCGAGCAGACGGGCATTCTGGGCACGGTGCCGGGCACGATCGGCACGCTGATGGCCACGGAAGCGGTGAAGGTGATCACCGGTTTCGGCGAGCCGCTGTCGGGCCGCGTGCTGTTCTACGATTCGGCGGCGATGTCGTTCCGCGAGTTCCGCTTCGCGGAGGATGCGGGGACCCGATGA
- a CDS encoding TIGR02569 family protein — translation MTRMPPAHVSDAFGASGTPVPAGPAWDDGWLYGDTVISAVADPSRAAWSAKVLESLAVDGAEVAHPVRTSDGRHVLSGWRARQHRPGRPEPRADETIVACGRLEEALADVERPRFLARGGGDVFDVCDRAAWAEDPIAQLEEFLDPDAVPRGDAAEALAAAGGMIGLRGQVGAEGQLVHGDPVGTVLYDGSAPPLFVDLVPRWHPAGWTRAVAAVDAVAWGGADEDLLGRFDHVPHWDGLLARVICNRLFLHAAHPESRPAAWRGLARATEMVRARL, via the coding sequence ATGACCCGCATGCCCCCGGCCCACGTCTCCGACGCCTTCGGCGCGTCCGGCACCCCCGTGCCCGCCGGCCCCGCGTGGGACGACGGCTGGCTCTACGGCGACACCGTGATTTCCGCGGTGGCCGACCCGTCGCGTGCGGCGTGGTCGGCGAAGGTGCTGGAATCGCTGGCGGTCGACGGGGCGGAGGTGGCGCACCCGGTGCGCACCAGCGACGGCCGCCACGTCCTGTCCGGGTGGCGGGCCCGCCAGCACCGTCCGGGCCGCCCGGAACCGCGGGCGGACGAAACCATCGTCGCCTGCGGCAGGTTGGAGGAGGCCCTGGCGGACGTCGAACGTCCCCGCTTCCTCGCCCGCGGCGGCGGCGACGTCTTCGACGTGTGCGATCGCGCCGCGTGGGCGGAGGATCCGATCGCGCAGCTCGAGGAATTCCTCGACCCGGATGCGGTGCCGCGCGGAGATGCGGCGGAGGCCCTCGCCGCAGCCGGCGGGATGATCGGCCTGCGCGGCCAGGTGGGCGCCGAGGGGCAGCTCGTGCACGGGGATCCGGTCGGCACCGTGCTGTACGACGGGTCGGCGCCGCCGCTGTTCGTCGATCTCGTTCCGCGCTGGCATCCCGCCGGGTGGACGCGGGCCGTCGCCGCCGTCGACGCCGTGGCTTGGGGAGGGGCGGACGAGGACCTGCTCGGGCGGTTCGACCATGTGCCGCATTGGGATGGCCTGCTGGCGCGGGTGATCTGCAACCGGCTGTTCCTCCATGCGGCGCATCCGGAGTCCCGGCCCGCCGCGTGGCGCGGTCTGGCGCGGGCGACCGAGATGGTCCGCGCGCGCCTGTAG